A window of Hordeum vulgare subsp. vulgare chromosome 5H, MorexV3_pseudomolecules_assembly, whole genome shotgun sequence genomic DNA:
gaagaggaggagaggaagaagaggaggaaaagaaggaaggaagaattatttaggttaattctgttttagaATTAACAGTGATTGGTCATATAAGTTTCCTGGTAGTTGCCTTCGATTGATTTTAAATGTTTCAACTATGAACATAGGAAATGTGTGACGACGAAAGGGAATTCGTTATGTGTGAATACTACGAAGATGAGCGCGGcgtgtgcgacacgcctcacctagttgGTGGTAGgcacttcagcatcatgctggatgagaacttcgaagtggatacagtaagtcacaacgacaagtcttttttcataattaagcatgacttattttgcttcaacttacaatttttattttttactgttctactagtgtatcccctgccatgcaagaatttatgtcttggataagattggtttcagtactaaaaaaactatggaggtaaagagagTTCATTTGAGGACCGAGCACGATTATACTTTTGTcgtaaagttgtacaatgcagacacctactcctattttgaatgcacaaattggcaagcactatggaaggcttatgcatttgagcctaatattcttatcacctttgatattcgtccggaagatgaaattgaaggtaatatcgacaagtGGGTCGATGTGCACACGCCTccggttctaccattatgtgagtttttcAACCATATTTatcaagtaatttatattgtttatttaaaaatagttgacaacttatttccattgaatgcttcttttcgttcttcaaaaaatgtacggaagatggtagacagaacctactactacaatgatgaagcagaattaacttataAGGAGAAAAATCATCTTATCGCATTTATTAAttatcttgagaattacaatagctattatcaaactcctccacattatggtcaatacgtgccactagtgcacgtggtgaactacggtaatatCCATGGAGAttacatggtaagattttctactattacgacatccatgcatcttttgcataaattcttctaaaattaaactacattgctaactacaaagttattactatgtttttcaataGAAAATCCCGaaggattgtgtgcctcatctgatgttttcGAGAGGTCACGTTGTTGTTATGAGCTTAGAGCAAccacggccaggtcagcctacgcatcactcctatccataccggatttctaaaactgatgaagtcatgacaatcaaagattggaaaaaatgtatggtctatcgTAGAGagatacttggaagcaacattgtgcgtaggccaagaattggagacacaatgatctccattcttcataatggagagtcagggcctatcttgttttatgatattgtacctaagagagggtagagtaggtcctatgagagaggagtaggtcctaggtacaatgtgttattatgtgctacaatgcgttagagttgacgatgatgatgaggatgagttgtgattatgactagtgaccaacttgttatatgatgtctcattgacaaaaatgatgattaaatagtgttggtggtaatgactatgatgattattagctatagtgatgcaagagtttttatattaatatgatgatgatgttgatcatgattatcatgctgatttgttattatgatcatgattggtcaTTATATCATTGGGGAAAGGAaagcggattagattcatgtggatggatcaaaagtgactaaaagttgaattagtaggattgtcgtcctactaattcaacttttgatcacttttgattcatttggatgaataAAATCCATGTGTTCTTCCTCACAATGATATAGAATCCATTTGGATGAAGGAAAGTGGATTTGATTCatgtgacgcgtggatgccatttgatcccggttggtgtgaccaagcgggactaaagttcctcctgcctgggctccccgcagtgggcacgtggagacccttcgggcccggttcgtaagccaaccggactaaaggtttgggcctttagtttcgaccccttagtcccggttcctttggaaccgggacaaatgggcctttttctactagtgagtgcACGCGTGCTCTAAGAGTGCTTGCACTTGATACTGATGCAGATGACGTTGGCGCGATGGTCAGGATGGAGGAGATCACATGCCTCAAGACTACTCTCAAGTTTGCCCGTGTTTTGGTATAGGTTTTTGGAGCAGGGTGTTTGAGAGAACCGAATGCACGGGACATCGAGAAGTTGTTGGCTATTGGAGAGGTGAGAGGATTTCCAGACATACTCAGATtaattgattgcatgcattgacaatgaaaaagATGCCTCGAAGGTTTGTAGAGAATGTATCAAGGTCACATCAAAAAGGCCACCATTATACTAGAAGTGGTGGAAGCACACGGCTTATGAATTTGACATGCTTTCTTTAGAATGTTGAGTTATCACAACGACATCATCGATCTTCAGCGTTCAGGACGGTTTGCAACGGGGACTCACCGCCATGCAAATACACCGTCAATGGACAAGACTACAACATGTGATACTATCTTGTCGATAGAATCTACCCTCAGTGAGGGCGTTTTGTGAAGATCATATCTGAACCATACAGAGCAAAACAGAGCCACTTTGCAACAATGCAGCAAGCGGCTTGGAAGGATGTGGAGAGGGCATTTGGTGTGCTTCAGGCTAGTTGGCAAATTGTTTGTGAAgctataatgatgtgggaatcagAAACTTTATGACAGCTCATGACATATTGTGTTATTTTATGCAATATGATtatcgaggatgaggatgacggtgTAATCCAAACCAATCATTTTGAAGCACCTCGGGAACAGttgaaatcccaaaaaatcaagatGCAGTCCAGCTTATGATTTTTTTGCAGAATCTTTGAGATCATCATATGCATGCGCATCTATTCAATGATCTTGTGAAGCATATGTGGACCTACAAAGGAAAACAAAGAGCTGGTGTTTGATTGTGCGTTTAAAACAAATTTAATATAATTTATATTTGGTTTCAACATTAGTTATTTACGTGCAATAATGACTTGTGATCAACGTATATAGTATTGCATGAATTTAAGAGTTTTAATTTAAAATATGTGAATGCTGGGAGTGAAATATGAGATGTGTTCACGGACGTGTCCGGATGTGTTTGTAGAAATTAGGGGGCGGATTTGTTTGGTTCGGTTGGAGATGATGTTAGATGATGTTTTCTCCGACCGTGCAAAAATGGACTACTCGTCTCTTTTCTTTTTAACTCAGACTACTCATTTTTTGAACCAGGCAAACAGCCCAAGTGGACAACATCAACATGCATGTTTGCGATTCAACGGTTTGCCCCAGCCCGTTCTGTAACACCTTTTGTTTCCAGCCAGCGACTGGATTCTCGGCGCGGACACCATCCAAGCAAGCAACCGTGTCGACGGGAAATTTTTTTATTCTTGTGTAATGTAATTCAAGCCAGGTACGTGCATGTATTAGTTAGCCTGTCCATTCCCGGtgcttttcttttctcttcttcggGTCCGATCCGGTCCTGACCTCGTCAGCCTTCCGGCCAAGAAACACGAGGCTGCAGCTCGCGAGTGGAGCTACAAAATATTGCAGAGCGTTCGCACATACGCACACACGCGCATAAAAGCATGCAACTTGTGCACGAGCACTATATAAGCACATGCTTTCATTCATGTTCCACACACGCTCTCCTTGCTTTGCTTCTTCTCCACTGTGCAGCGATCGCTTCTCATCATCCATAGTCAACCGACACAGGCATCCATGGCGTCCTCCAGCTCCAGGGGCCCTTGTTGGGTCGCGCTCGCGCTGCTCCTTTTCGTTGCTCTGGTGAGCACCGCCAATGGCGACGAGCTCTCCGCGGGTTACTACGAGAAGACGTGCCCCAACGTGCAGCACGTCGTGCGATCAGTGATGGCGAGCAGGGTCGCCGCCCAGCCGAGGATGGCGCCCGCCGTCCTCCGCCTCTTCTTCCACGACTGCTTCATCAACGTATATACGCATCTCTATACTAGCTACTTCCACATATATATTCTTACCTGCTACTAGAGTTTCATTTGCTTTGCTGATGCTATGGTTGACAAATACGGCGTGACGACAGGGATGTGATGCTTCCGTTCTCCTGGACGCAACTCCCTTCTCCCCGGGCGAGAAGGATGCGGAGCCCAACGACTCCCTCACCGGCTACTCCGTGATTGACGACATCAAGTCGGCGCTCGAGCAGGGCTGTCCGGCAACCGTCTCCTGCGCCGACGTCATCGCCCTCGCCTCCCGCGACGCCGTGGCCCTGCTCGGAGGCCCCACCTGGAGCGTGCCCCTCGGCCGCAAGGACTCACGCTTCGCCGCCGACCCGGAGTCCACCAAGAAGGGCCTCCCTAGCCCCAAAGACAACCTCGGCGAGCTCGTCACCATGTTCGCAGAGCTCAACCTCGACGCCCGTGACATGACCGCGCTCTCCGGCGCCCACACCGTCGGGATGGCCAACTGCGAGACGTACAGGGACCGCGTTTACGGCGGCAACGGCGACATCGACCCCTCCTTCGCAGAGGCCACCCGGCAGACGTGCCAGGCTCCTTCTGGTAGAGCGCCGTTCGACGTGCAGACGCCCATGAGGTTCGACAACGCTTACTACCGGAACCTTATCGCGCGGCGCGGTCTCCTCACCTCCGACCAGACTCTCTACGGCGGTGGAGGTCTGCAGGACAATCTCGTGGAGATGTACAGCGCCGACGGCGAGGCGTTCGCGAGGGACTTCGCCAAGGCCATGGTGAAGATGGGAAACATACCTCCGCCCAAGGGAATGCCCGTGGAGGTGAGGCTCAAGTGCTCCATGGCCAACTATTGATTGCTCTCGATCCTAAGTGCGTCATGTAATTAATCAGGCCCGGTCATATTTGATTCATTCATTAATTAAGTGTATCACATTTTGTAACAAGTACTCGTGTTAATTTGTTGTCAACAGAATGTTTGGCACAAATGTTCCCATACATGTGTGTGTAATAAATGGTCATTCGCAAGTTTGTTTTAACGGGTAATATACAATCACTACGGGAATAAAGCTTTTTTCCAACGGCGTAATCTATGCCGACAGGGGCTGTCGGCATATATTGCCCTATGCCGACGGTTGACAGGCAATCGTCGGGTCGGAAAAATCGTCAGCATACGTCGACGTATGCCTAGAGCCCCGTCGGCATAGGAAGGTTGTCGGCATAAATCAATCTATGCCTACGGTGACCGTCGGCATAGGGCAGCCGTCAGCATAAACGTGGGCCCGACGGCCCATTGATAGACGGTAGGATGACATCGTGAAATATATGTCGACATCTCTAACGGCGGTCGTCGTCATATCCTTGTGATACTTGTGGTCTGCGTtggattttccgtgaagaggaatgcgtTATCGTAACACAATATggctaagtatttcccttagttatgaaaccaaggctatcgaaccaataggaatatcaaccacaaccgtcttcagtggctgcacacaaaaaaataaacaacttgcatccaacgcggaCAAAAGGGTTGTCAGcccccttgatcttgttattttCAAGCAAATGAGATGTGtagatctctactattaaagcagaaTTGAACGTCATGATGGTTCGACCAGCTATGGTTCGACCTCTCGATCCAAGCTCTCCCACCCTCGCTAAGTTCCAcccctcatacaacacatgcTAGAAAATATCCCAGGAACAGCCCACGTTCGAGTAtagccaaaaaagaaaaaaaaaccgctcgcacgatctccacctccttccCACCTTCGCGTGTGCCGTGTGCATCCAGATCTCTCTTCCCTACATGCCTTGTCCGCACCCCTTCTCCCGTGACCACCCAGCGCCTCCGATGGACGCCAGCTAGACTCTCCGTCGACCGCCCGACTCCTCCCTCTTCTGTAAGCATGACTCCCTCACGCCAATCTTTCCCCGCCTGACCGGCCGCTCGCTCCCACTGCAGCAGGACGAGGATGACGAGGTCGAGGCCGGATGGGAGGAGGGGCAGGAGGAGGTCGCCGAGGGCCCCGAGGGATACATTATGGTCAAACGGGAGGGGAGGCCGGGAGCCTGCGCCCGCCCGCGCGCACCATACATTAAGTGTACCCATACATGTGTGTGTGTAATAAATGGTTGTTTTCAAGTTTGTTTTAACGGGGAAATATATAATAAGCTCGCATTCGATACTTATATAAGATAATGAGCTTGGATTTGATTGTTATATTTCTGCACTTGGTGATTATCAGCGACTCTTCCGCATGTCCGAATGGCTATTCAGTCGAATTGCCAATAAAATGAAATCTAATGAACCATTCTTCAAACAATGAAGGAATGTTGTCtgctgttttttgtttttgtttgcaGAAGATGACCGCAACACTTCAAATGATTGCATATGGCACACTAGTAGATATTTATCCGCAGATACGAAAGATGGATATCTTTGAGTGGCTGAAGTTACAACCATATAAAGTGCACAAAAAGTGTTCGTCCATACTCTGGTTAAGGTTTattgaactactccctccgtttttaaatataagtcttttaagaaattTTACTACGGGTCtatatacaaagcaaaatgaatgaatttgtattctaaagtatgtctatatatattcgtatgtagtccattagtggaACATCtagaaaagacttatatttaggaacagagggagtaccatTTGTGAGCACCGAACGCTGATGAAAGAGGCTTttcacccgcaaaaaaaaaagatGAAAGAGGCTTTTAGCAATGAATGAAGTAAGAGGATGATCCGAGATGCTTAGGAGTGCTCACGTTACTAGAAGGATCAGGCCCATTAAGTTGTGCGGTTGTTTTTTTGGATTTCATAAATCAAATTATTTGGTTTGATGTGTGGGAGGACGATGAAGTGTTTTTTTATAATGCAGTATTTTGATGGTCTTCTTAGGGGTAAAATTATGTGTTATCTACAAACTAACTCACATGTATGTAGAGAAGTTTATTACAGTGGAGACCACATATATTATATTGATGCTATAATGTCACATATTTtcatttgttttttgttatgtgaTGAGCGGGTGTGAGACTGGTGTATTTGTTTAATATAATTGTTGCAGATTGATTTTGGGAAATCATTAACCAATCAAAATCATGAACCAAATTAAAATTAAACACCTCATTTCAATGAGAGAGGTCCTTAAGAAATTGTTGGCCACGTCAAAAAGTGGGAACCCAAAATCATATTGGTGCTACAGTGTTGGATGTTGGCATTTTTTTTTACAGGTGATGAGAGTGCTCGTGAGACTGGTATATTTTTGTAAGTTAGTTGTTGCCGATTGATTTAAAAAATCATTGACCGGTCAAAATTGTAAATCATATTCAGAGTTGAACAATTGTTCAATGACTCATTGAAATTTGTTGACCAACTAAAGATTGGAAACCCAATTCAATCACAATGTTGTCAATGGAACAAGAAGCCTTTAACCCCTAGAAGCTTAGTCCATGCTTTTCTGCACCATTGATGTTGTTAGATTTTCATAACCTTTTTACTCCTCTTTTAAAGTATAAGGTTTATTGGTTTTTAGAGAAGGCAAACCTCTATTGATTTTCACCAAatttatatatcaatattcaaaaTATAAAATCAATATCATAGATtcatcacgagattattttttatattttatttgtttAGTATTGTGTATGTCAATGTTTTTGAATCTGAAATTGGTCAAAGTTAAAGAAATTTGACTTCTAAAAAATAAATACATCTTATATTTTAGAATTGATGGACTATACAATTCAGCTAATGGAGGAGATGGTTGAGTGTGTTTTCGCTTTATTTATAATATTATGTTTTGGTGGGCCTTTCGCTTATGATTCTTTGTTATCTCCTAATCAACCTGTTTTGTGTAGAAATTTTTCTTTATTGGTGACTGCATGTATTATATTAACGCTACAATACCACATGTTGGTGTTTTTTGATAGGAGGTGAGAGGGTATGAGGAATTTATATGTTTTTGAAGGTCGCTTGCCGTCAGTTGATCTAAAAAATCATAGAGTTGGTAAAAACTTTGAACCAAATTCAAAATTGAATATCTTAATTATTATGAGATCTAACACCCATCCTATTTCAGCTCGATCAATATTGTGTTCGTGCATTGTAGCATTGTATGGGGCCTATGCATGTTGACTGATAGCCAAAAAATGACTGAAATCATATGTAACCTACATGCAGGGAAAGGAAATAACTATAAATATTTGATTACTCATTAAGCAGGTTTATTGCAAGAAAGTGAAGAAATTGCGAAAGACATGCATGGTGTAAGTATCtcaatttaagaaaatttagatgCTCATTGTTGGCCTGGTGTGATGTGTTGGAGACTTGGAGGCGAGCTATGTCCTCGACGTTAGGAGAGGAACATCCTGGATATCTAGGATGATGAGGCTCGATGGGATTCAACTCAAAGGGAGTACATTGGCACAGGAGTTCGGATGACTTAATTTCATAAGTTAAAGAGCTTCCAAGTGAGCCAAAAACCAGCGGATGAACCTTGTCTGTCGGGCGTGCAACCAGTGGCCAAGGTCGTCCACGCCGGACTGGAGGTCTCCAGTTTTGCCCCTGAATAGGAGGGATTTCATCTCCTTGATGGTGTTCTTCCCGAAGAAACCACATCGTAGGACTACGGTGCCTTCGTCCTTCAAGTTGTACTCCCATGGGGGTGGGCTCAGGCCTGGAGGGGCTAGATGTCGTGGTTTAGAGCCACATACATCACATCGACTATGGTGACCTTCCTCGTGATGATGTGGTTCACGTTCTCCATGAGCCTTGACCCCTTGTTTATCTCCCCCCCAAGTGATGTTCTTTGGGTTCTAGTAGTGGCCAAGAAGGCAGTATAAATCCCATCTCGATTGGCCAATGGCACGTCGGTCATATATAACCACTCCTCCTCTCAGTTCTTGACGGTGTCGAGGAACTTCCCTTCTAGTCGTCGGGTGCCCGATTTTTTTTATCATCACCGAACCACAATCAGTTGGCTCATTTTCGTTCTTCGCGTTTTGACGCACAAGATCTAGAGCCAGAGCTCGAAGTTGGGCTCACAACAAAGAAATGCTTCGCGAAATACAATGAATCACGCGATGTGGAGAATTGAATTTGGGTGCAAGATGGTGAAGTTAGAGTCCGTAGAAATTAAGGAGACCTCGAAGGAAAGGGTGAATGGGAGGCCCAAACCACGGAGAAGTTGAGATATGAAAATGACACCCTCACCAGTGCGAGGTTGAGGGACTTTGATGGAGTAGGGACCCACTGGCCCCTTAGGATGGGAGAACGAGCCCGGGCAACCACGGGCGCGGGAAGATAGTCGGTGTCCTAAATCTTGGTGATGTGCTTTTGGGTGGCGATGGAGTACCGCTACAACCCCCTCATCTTGGGAGCTTTTTGTTCCTCCGTCCTCGCCTCTACATTCTGGATCTTGGTGACCACCTTCCCACCGTACTTAGGGGGCTTCACCACAGGGACATGGCCACCATCTCTAGCCATTGCCTAAGGATGGAAGGAGATGAAAAAGACGGAGGTTGTTTTGGCTTTGGTCCCTAGGCACTCGAGCTcggagaggaagatgatgaaggcaAAGGGGGGATTGGAAGTGTAAAGATGGAGTTCCCTTGCCTTTAGCCTTTTATGGGAAAGGTAAACTGTAGTTGAATCAGAACATGTGGTTGTAATTTCATGATGTCCCTAAGCAATGTGCATTGAGTGCGTGCAGGAATTGAGGGACTCATTTGTTGTGCCACCATGTATCTTCAGCGTGATCGCTTTATTGATTAGACGTGCCAGTGGTTGTGGCCACGACCTCACCCGCATGCTATAATGACCTCTAAATATACTACTCATTATTGTTGCACATAATGACCATACGAGCTAGTCAATATTATCAAAACAAGACCGAACTGTCGTCCTTATCCTAGTGCAGGAACTCTTTGCTACAAAGGCAGATGTGAGTGGGTAAAATCCTCGAAGCTGAGGAGAGAAATGAAAGTGACAAAAGGCTTTGACACTAAGAGCCTTAAAATCCAAAAAGGCTTCTAGGATGCCCCAGGTGGATATACTTTGGCCTTACTCAACTGACCCATTAGGGAACTTGGTGAACCCGTTT
This region includes:
- the LOC123396620 gene encoding peroxidase P7-like, yielding MASSSSRGPCWVALALLLFVALVSTANGDELSAGYYEKTCPNVQHVVRSVMASRVAAQPRMAPAVLRLFFHDCFINGCDASVLLDATPFSPGEKDAEPNDSLTGYSVIDDIKSALEQGCPATVSCADVIALASRDAVALLGGPTWSVPLGRKDSRFAADPESTKKGLPSPKDNLGELVTMFAELNLDARDMTALSGAHTVGMANCETYRDRVYGGNGDIDPSFAEATRQTCQAPSGRAPFDVQTPMRFDNAYYRNLIARRGLLTSDQTLYGGGGLQDNLVEMYSADGEAFARDFAKAMVKMGNIPPPKGMPVEVRLKCSMANY